DNA sequence from the bacterium genome:
CCCGTTTCTTCCCCATGCCTTCACCGAGCACGGAGCCCTGATGGTCGCCAACCTTCTGAAAAGTCCCCAAGCGGTTGAGACCAGTATCGCGGTGGTTCGAGCTTTCGTACAGTTGCGGGAGCTGTTGATAACTCACCGGGACTTTGCTGAAAAGCTGAGGTCTTTGGAGAAAAAGTACGACTCCCAATTCAAAATCGTCTTCGACGCGATCCGGCAATTGATGCAGCCGCCGGACAAGCCGATTCCCCGCATCGGTTTCGAAAAACCGGATTGACAAAGAAGAAGCGAGAGACCTAATTCAATTAAACCTTTCTAAATCCAAATTCGAGGAGAAGCCTATGTCCCAGGCTCCAAACACCGAAAAAGAAAAAGCCATCGCCCTCACCCTGAGCGGCATCGAAAAGCAATTCGGCAAAGGCTCGATCATGCGCCTGGGCGAAGTCGAGTTTCAGGGCATGTCGGCGGACATGGTGGTGCCGACCGGGTCGATCTCGCTCGACATCGCGCTCGGCGTCGGCGGCCTGCCCAAGGGCCGGGTGGTCGAAATCTACGGACCCGAATCTTCCGGCAAGACGACCTTGGCCTTGCAGATCATCGCCCAAGCCCAGCGCAAGGGCGGCGTTTGCGCGGTGATCGACGCCGAGCACGCCCTCGACGTCCAGTACGCCAAGAAATTGAACGTCAAGACCGAGGACCTCTTGGTCAGCCAGCCCGACAGCGGCGAGCAGGCCTTGGAGATCGCCGAGGCCCTGGTTCGGAGCAATGCCATCGACGTCATCGTCATCGACTCGGTCGCGGCTCTGGTGCCCAAGGCCGAGCTCGAGGGCGAGATGGGCGACGCCCAGATGGGCGCCCAGGCCCGGCTGATGAGCCAGGCCCTCCGCAAGATGACCGCCCTGATCAACAAGTCCAACACCCTGGTGATCTTCATCAACCAGATCCGGATGAAGATCGGCGTCATGTTCGGCAACCCCGAGACCACCACCGGCGGCAACGCCCTCAAGTTCTATGCCTCGGTGCGGATGGACATCCGGCGCATCGGCTCGATCAAAGTCGGCGACCAAGTGGTCGGCAACCGGACCCGGGTCAAGATCGTGAAGAACAAGGTCGCGCCGCCC
Encoded proteins:
- the recA gene encoding recombinase RecA, encoding MSQAPNTEKEKAIALTLSGIEKQFGKGSIMRLGEVEFQGMSADMVVPTGSISLDIALGVGGLPKGRVVEIYGPESSGKTTLALQIIAQAQRKGGVCAVIDAEHALDVQYAKKLNVKTEDLLVSQPDSGEQALEIAEALVRSNAIDVIVIDSVAALVPKAELEGEMGDAQMGAQARLMSQALRKMTALINKSNTLVIFINQIRMKIGVMFGNPETTTGGNALKFYASVRMDIRRIGSIKVGDQVVGNRTRVKIVKNKVAPPFREVEFDIMYGEGVSREGDLLDLASNSGLIDKTGSWFSYGKERIGQGRDNAKDFLKTNPKVTEEIEAKLREHYGLAGAPKAEKAEKTAPEPEKKRA